The genomic interval ATTTTGAAACTTATGGATGAAAGTAAGACTGAAAACTATGATTCGGTAGAAACCAAAGAATAGCTATATGCTTAATTTCTATTACAAGGATTCTATCGAAACTTTTCAAAATAAAAGCATAGAAGAGATAATTGGTTTGATTGCTTTATCTAATCAATTTGATTCTACTATTAATCAAAACAAGTCGTGGGAACAACAAATACCTATTCTGAAGAAAGCTTTAGATGGATATTACGGGACAATTTTTTTTGAGTTCTCAATCCCAAGAATGGGAAAGCGTGTAGACTGTTTAGTTATTATTGATAATATTGTTTTCGTTATTGAATTTAAAGTTGGGGAGAAAGAATTTTTAAGTTACAACATTGACCAAGTTTGGGATTATGCTCTTGATTTGAAAAACTTCCACAAGCCAAGCCATTCCGCGGTTTTAGCACCGATTTTAGTAGCAACAGAAGCAAAATATTTATTAAACGAGATTTCTTTAACCCCGCACAATGATGATTTGATTTTTCCTATAAAGTCGAATAAGGATAACTTACATGATGCAATTAAGAATACATTATTGTTTTTTCGTGGTAAAACAATAATAAATGGAGATGAGTATGCGAAAGGAAGTTATTCTCCTACCCCAACGATTATAGAAGCAGCCGTTTCACTTTACAACAATCATTCAGTTGAAGAAATTACCAGAAATGACGCAGAAGCTATAAATCTGAGTAAAACAAGTTCGGCTATATCTGAAATAATTGACTATGCTAAATCCGAAAACAAGAAAGTAATTTGTTTTGTAACGGGCGTCCCTGGCGCTGGAAAAACTTTAGTAGGATTAAAAGTGGCAACCTTACATTTAGATAATGAAAAAAACAATACAAGTGTTTATTTATCTGGTAATGCTCCTTTAGTAGCAATTCTTCAAGAAGCTTTGATAAGAGACAAAGTTAATCGGGAAAGAGAACTTGGAAATAGAATAACTAAATCAGAGGCGAAAAAAGGAGTAAAAACATTCATACAAATAATTCATCATTACAGAGATGCTTATCTTGTAGACCCAAATCCACCTTATGATCATGTTGCGATTTTTGATGAAGCACAAAGGGCATGGAATAAAGATCAGACCGTTAAATTCATGAGGCAAAAAAAGAATCAGAGTAATTTTAATTATTCAGAGCCAGAGTTTCTCATTTCTTGCCTTGATAGACATAAAGATTGGGCTGTTATCGTTTGTTTAGTTGGAGGTGGGCAGGAAATAAATACTGGAGAGGCAGGAATATCAGAATGGTTAAATGCCATTTACAGTAAATTTACTGACTGGGAAGTTTGTATTTCACCAAACCTAACTGATAGTGAATATGCGGCAATCGAATCTATTAGTAAACTTCAAGAAAGAGGGGTTACAAAATATAATAAAGATTTACATCTCTCTGTTTCAATGCGGTCTTTCAGGGCAGATAAAGTTTCTTTTTTTGTAAAATCACTTTTGGACTTAAACGTAGATGAAGTAAAAGAAACGCTATCATCTATCTCAGAAAATTATCCAATTATGTTAACAAGAGATTTAGCAAAAGCAAAGAAATGGTTGAAACAAAAATCAAGAGGAACCGAACGATACGGAATAGTAGTATCCTCCCAAGCCCAAAGATTAAAGCCCCTTGCAATTGATGTTAAATCCCCAATGAATCCTGTAAACTGGTTTTTAGAGGGTAAAGATGATGTTCGTTCTTCCTATTATTTGGAAGATGTTGCAACGGAATTTCATGTTCAGGGCTTGGAGTTGGATTGGGCTTGTGTTACTTGGGACGGTGATTTAAGATATTCTGAAAGCGGATGGGGAACTTTTTCTTTTGTTGGTAATAAATGGCAAAACATTCACAAGGAAGAAAGAAAAAGATATTTGATTAATGCTTACAGAGTATTGTTAACCAGAGCTCGACAAGGAATGGTAATCGTTCTCCCGGAAGGAAATGTTGAAGACCATACCAGAAAGCCAGAATACTACGACAAAACTTTCAACTATCTAAAAAGTATCGGTATCAAAACTCTTTAGCAGTAATTTCTATTTTCTTGAATGAAGCGGACAAGGCTATACTTAGAAAGTTTCTTCACGCCAATTCTGACTTTCTAAACATTCTTAATTCTTGGGTTGGCCCAGAAAAACAAATCAGGGATTTGCAGTCAGGAACATGGAGCGTTGAGATAAAAACAACTCATCAAAACAATCATCAGAAAGTTCACATAAGCAGCGAAAGACAACTTGACACACGTGATATGGGAAATCATTTTCTCTATCATCTTTCATTGGAAGCAAGACAACAATCGGGCGAAATATTAAATCAAATTGTTGATTCTGTTTCAGAATATTTAAGTTCTGACATCTTTACGAACACACCGGATATTTAATTCGGCAGGATGTATTCTGCAAAGTAGAAAATGACTTTCCGGGAATTGAGGAGAGAGATATTTGCAGTAAAATAGGGACAGCGACCATTTCTGGAGATTTGGAAAAGTAAGCAGATAACATTTCTGTCCCTATTTTGCCAGGAAGACCGCAGGCCGGAAGACTTGTTGTTTCAGGTATTTATCGATCGGGACATTGAACAGACCCTGCCGGCGGTGAAAGAAACGATTGAGGGTAAAACCGTGTTTTTTGTGGACGATAATGTGCTGACGACCTGTTTTGATAACGGCATTACCGAAGAGCTGGTGAAACGCCTGGCAAAACGCAAACCCCTGCGTGCGGTATTCCGCGATAGCTCATACGGCAGCGACAGTGTAAAGATCAATCTGGAGCGGATATTTAAGATCCTATCTCCATGTACTGATGTCCGATCGATTTAGGGAAAGAACCACAGATGAATACAGATAAACACGGATTTGGATTCGAAAAACTGGTTGTGCTATTTGCGCAGACACAGAGTGAACTACAGAAACAGGCGGCCCGTTCGGTTGATATTGCTTTAGTAATTCGCAACTGGCTCTTTGGCTGGTATATCGTGGAGTTTGAAAATGGCGGTGCAGAGCGGGCGGAACTGTATGGCAAGAAACTTCTTCAATGCCTTTCTGCGGAGCTCAAACAGGCTGGGCTGAAAGGTGTTTCACTAACTAATTTGAAGCAGTTCAGGCTGTTTTACGAAACCTACAAAGAGATTGGTCGGGCACCGCCTGACCAATCTTCTATCGATACAAACAACTGGGGAAAAATTACACAGACTGTGTTTGCGCAATCTCTGAATGTCGATACCCAAAAGATTCGGCAGGCAGCGCCTGACCAATCTCAAGAAACAAGGGCATGCCTGCAGGAAATCACGGCAAAACTGTCAGCTCGCTTTGTGCTTGGCTGGACGCATTATGTCACGCTTCTCACGGTTAAAAATAGTGAAGAAAGGCGGTTTTATGAAATTGAAGCCGCAGAAAAAACGGCTGGGGATATCGTGAACTGGAACGTCAGATTAACTCGGCTCTTTATGATCGGCTTGCTTTGAGTCGTGACAAAGAGGAGGTGAGAAGATTATCCACACATGGACAACTCCTCGAAAAACCGGCGGATGTGATCAAAAATCCTTACATTTTAGAGTTTACGGGATTGGAAGAATGCAAAGCATTCAGTGAGCATGATCTGGAAACAGCTCTTATCGACAAAATAGAGTATTTTCTCCTGGAATTGGGTAAGGGGTTCCTGTTCGAGTCCTGCCAGAAACGCTTCTCCTTCGAGAATCGTCATTTTTATGTAGATCTGGTTTTTTACAACCGACTTCTGCGCTGTTACACTATAATTGACCTCGAAATTGGTGACTTAAAACATCAGGATTTGGGTCAAATGCAAATGTATGTGAATTATTTCGACCGTTATGTAAAACTCGATGAGGAAAATCCAACGGTCGGTATTCTGCTCTGTCTCAGCAAAAGTGATGAACTGGTTTAATTGACACTTCCGAAAGATTCCAATATCTACGCATCGGAATATCAACTTTATCTGCCTTCCAAAGAAGAACTGAAAAACCAACTGGAAGATGCACAACGGGAATGGGAAGCGCACCATGATAAGGAAATACCTGTTCAGAACTTGTGTAGCTATTCAGCGTAATCTATTAAACTACCGAAGCACCACTCGTTCTCAAACCTTGTACTGAACATAGTGAAGTATCTGATTGGGTACGTAATGGCAATGGAAACTACATTCGTGGGCTCAGGTTTGTAACCGTTCGGCTGAGCTCACGACGAAGCCTGACCCAAACGTTTTATCCTTTTAATCCAGCCTTCTATTGGCAGAACAAATGACAAATAAATTTCAGATTCCAAACAGTCATCATGTTTCATTTGCGACACCCGGAAACGATGAAAATGGTTTTATAACCATATAGTGTTGTAATATATGTACTTAAGCTTTTTTTGTAGTCTTACTTTCGAGTCGGAAACATCTGGCATTTCTGTTTATGTACCGGTTCAAATGTGTAGGGCCATCCAAAAGGTATCAGCTTGTTATTGCAAGGGGCTCGGCTTGTCATTGCAGGGATCTCAGCTTGTCATTGCGAGGGTCTTTTCCGAAGCAATCAGTATACTACGAGATATTTCGTGGCGTAAGAAACGCCATATCGCGGGAGAGGCAAATTAAGGGTGGCTCAAGGGCTAAAAAAAATAGAATTAATTAATGGAATGAATGCAGGATGGAAGGATCGCTATGACGGTTTATGAGATTGCTTCGGAAAAGACCCTCGCAATGACAAGCCGATGCCCTTGTAAATGACAAGCATGTGGTTTTGGTATGATGGATAGAGAATCGGGTTTCTAATCCGCTTCCACTTGTAATGACAAAATAAGTCATCAGTCATCATGTTGCATTTGCAA from Candidatus Kuenenia stuttgartiensis carries:
- a CDS encoding DUF2075 domain-containing protein: MLNFYYKDSIETFQNKSIEEIIGLIALSNQFDSTINQNKSWEQQIPILKKALDGYYGTIFFEFSIPRMGKRVDCLVIIDNIVFVIEFKVGEKEFLSYNIDQVWDYALDLKNFHKPSHSAVLAPILVATEAKYLLNEISLTPHNDDLIFPIKSNKDNLHDAIKNTLLFFRGKTIINGDEYAKGSYSPTPTIIEAAVSLYNNHSVEEITRNDAEAINLSKTSSAISEIIDYAKSENKKVICFVTGVPGAGKTLVGLKVATLHLDNEKNNTSVYLSGNAPLVAILQEALIRDKVNRERELGNRITKSEAKKGVKTFIQIIHHYRDAYLVDPNPPYDHVAIFDEAQRAWNKDQTVKFMRQKKNQSNFNYSEPEFLISCLDRHKDWAVIVCLVGGGQEINTGEAGISEWLNAIYSKFTDWEVCISPNLTDSEYAAIESISKLQERGVTKYNKDLHLSVSMRSFRADKVSFFVKSLLDLNVDEVKETLSSISENYPIMLTRDLAKAKKWLKQKSRGTERYGIVVSSQAQRLKPLAIDVKSPMNPVNWFLEGKDDVRSSYYLEDVATEFHVQGLELDWACVTWDGDLRYSESGWGTFSFVGNKWQNIHKEERKRYLINAYRVLLTRARQGMVIVLPEGNVEDHTRKPEYYDKTFNYLKSIGIKTL
- a CDS encoding PD-(D/E)XK motif protein; this encodes MNEADKAILRKFLHANSDFLNILNSWVGPEKQIRDLQSGTWSVEIKTTHQNNHQKVHISSERQLDTRDMGNHFLYHLSLEARQQSGEILNQIVDSVSEYLSSDIFTNTPDI
- a CDS encoding DUF1016 N-terminal domain-containing protein — protein: MNTDKHGFGFEKLVVLFAQTQSELQKQAARSVDIALVIRNWLFGWYIVEFENGGAERAELYGKKLLQCLSAELKQAGLKGVSLTNLKQFRLFYETYKEIGRAPPDQSSIDTNNWGKITQTVFAQSLNVDTQKIRQAAPDQSQETRACLQEITAKLSARFVLGWTHYVTLLTVKNSEERRFYEIEAAEKTAGDIVNWNVRLTRLFMIGLL
- a CDS encoding PDDEXK nuclease domain-containing protein is translated as MSRDKEEVRRLSTHGQLLEKPADVIKNPYILEFTGLEECKAFSEHDLETALIDKIEYFLLELGKGFLFESCQKRFSFENRHFYVDLVFYNRLLRCYTIIDLEIGDLKHQDLGQMQMYVNYFDRYVKLDEENPTVGILLCLSKSDELV